A region of Streptomyces sp. NBC_01267 DNA encodes the following proteins:
- a CDS encoding ABC transporter ATP-binding protein: MDIEELSHAIGERTLFEGLSLSLHSGESVAVTGPSGSGKSTLLSCVLGLIKPDRGSVRVTGTDITQLRSSQLARVRAQSIGMVFQFGELLPELSPVDNVVLASLLARGKRTDRRGRAASLLEDLGVPAARTSQELSGGERQRTAVARALINEPALVLADEPTGALDAETRDRTADLLFALPRRYACGLLVVTHDPAIAARADKTLHLTAGVLQNTTSQAGI; this comes from the coding sequence CTGGACATCGAGGAACTGAGTCACGCGATCGGCGAACGGACCCTGTTCGAGGGGCTGTCGCTTTCCCTGCATTCCGGCGAGTCGGTTGCCGTGACCGGCCCGAGCGGCTCCGGAAAGAGCACGCTCCTGTCCTGCGTTCTGGGCCTCATCAAGCCGGACCGGGGTTCGGTGCGCGTCACTGGCACGGACATCACTCAGCTGCGAAGCTCGCAACTCGCCCGAGTGCGGGCGCAGTCGATCGGCATGGTCTTCCAGTTCGGGGAGCTTCTACCTGAGCTCAGCCCCGTCGACAACGTAGTCCTTGCCTCCTTGCTGGCCCGCGGCAAGCGCACGGATCGCCGGGGGAGGGCCGCAAGCCTTCTTGAGGACCTGGGTGTCCCGGCGGCCCGGACGAGCCAGGAGCTGTCGGGCGGAGAACGGCAGCGCACAGCGGTGGCTCGGGCTCTGATCAACGAACCCGCCCTCGTCCTGGCCGACGAGCCGACCGGGGCCCTGGACGCCGAGACCCGTGACCGCACGGCCGACCTGCTGTTCGCTCTGCCTCGCCGCTACGCGTGCGGACTGCTGGTGGTCACTCACGACCCAGCCATCGCGGCCCGCGCCGACAAGACCCTGCACCTGACAGCGGGAGTCCTGCAGAACACCACTTCTCAGGCAGGGATTTGA
- a CDS encoding ABC transporter permease: protein MAIGRTAGRRAEAGGVRFAGLLLAAVALALGLGSLVAVHGTYAAKEEQRLARTPVIDDKAAHAADATKWLVASDTLEGQRRFSVVYLSPYRGNAPLPPGLQHWPEPGQAVLSPALRKAGAAEGIDDRYGTMAGTITAEGLDEPTERLAYVRPREALSAAGPSDIVTGFGPRAQGRPAPGAEPGSGREDDKPEWMFQSAILSMLVLPALLLLFVAVRTGAHARDRRTALVTALGGQRIDRALVAIGEAALPALTGISLGAAALGTALLTDLTIPYAHYIVSAAYLRRTGVWMAAAPVAALLLVLGAVVAADLAQRQANSGTRPLGPSHSRWLPRLAGLCPIMILLAVRGPDLVGTDSIWRTLISWAGIAGTILTLPAAVAALTAAAGRLLTRAGQTRGLPGTLVAGRRTSTYPQATARLVTGIVVALIVLMQAVAWQGLFASQSTEAQHTLDRIGRTALSVGIRGRTDTADMQTFLQRLPNTQALLLEPPAQGPNSTKPMTLYGDCDALASIRIECPKNAQRLGGVPQDPRLQELIRWTPHGALLLEIRRTTDRELAKRAAASAEESTLAVVSENGRTLSVPAVKKLSYKVFPRGARVGAPGEDQLTAGIPNRDQGRWSTLLGIIGIAVLTVTAGLSAMAEFLRQGRALAPLSVLTGGLRVFRTSAAWSVLAPLALAGLAGSVVAAGLAAPVNATGESYITRELLWASVGVVFIIGILMWLWATTVAVRQARTWRPRGD, encoded by the coding sequence TTGGCCATCGGACGCACCGCAGGCCGCCGGGCCGAAGCCGGCGGTGTCCGCTTCGCCGGCCTGCTACTTGCCGCCGTGGCACTCGCCCTCGGCCTGGGCAGCCTGGTCGCGGTGCACGGAACCTACGCCGCCAAGGAAGAACAACGCCTGGCCCGCACCCCTGTCATCGACGACAAGGCCGCCCACGCAGCCGACGCGACGAAATGGCTGGTGGCCTCCGACACCCTGGAAGGGCAGCGGCGTTTCAGTGTCGTCTACCTCAGCCCGTACCGCGGCAACGCACCGCTACCGCCGGGTCTTCAGCACTGGCCCGAGCCGGGCCAGGCCGTACTGTCCCCGGCTCTTCGCAAGGCCGGAGCCGCCGAAGGCATTGACGACCGATACGGAACCATGGCCGGCACCATCACGGCCGAAGGCCTGGACGAGCCGACCGAGCGGCTCGCCTATGTCCGCCCTCGGGAGGCGTTGAGCGCCGCCGGACCCAGCGACATCGTTACTGGCTTCGGCCCCCGCGCCCAGGGGCGTCCGGCACCAGGCGCCGAGCCCGGATCGGGGCGCGAGGACGACAAGCCGGAGTGGATGTTCCAGTCCGCCATCCTCTCCATGCTCGTTCTGCCCGCCCTGCTGCTGCTTTTCGTCGCGGTCCGCACCGGCGCCCATGCCCGTGACCGGCGAACCGCCCTGGTCACCGCCCTCGGCGGCCAACGCATCGACCGCGCCCTGGTCGCCATCGGCGAAGCCGCCCTGCCCGCGCTGACCGGCATTTCGCTCGGCGCCGCGGCCCTCGGCACAGCCCTGCTCACCGACCTCACCATTCCGTACGCGCACTACATCGTCTCCGCCGCCTACCTGCGCCGGACCGGTGTGTGGATGGCCGCGGCGCCGGTCGCCGCCCTCCTCCTCGTGCTGGGCGCAGTCGTGGCAGCCGACCTCGCTCAGCGCCAGGCCAATAGCGGCACCCGCCCCCTTGGCCCAAGCCACTCCCGGTGGCTACCGCGCCTGGCCGGCCTGTGCCCGATCATGATCCTGCTCGCAGTCCGAGGCCCCGACCTCGTGGGAACCGATTCCATCTGGCGCACCCTGATCAGCTGGGCCGGCATCGCCGGCACCATCCTTACCCTGCCTGCCGCCGTCGCCGCCCTCACCGCCGCGGCCGGCCGCCTGCTCACACGCGCAGGGCAGACCCGCGGCCTGCCCGGCACCCTCGTCGCCGGCCGACGCACCAGCACATATCCCCAAGCAACCGCCCGCCTGGTCACCGGCATCGTCGTCGCACTGATCGTGCTCATGCAGGCCGTCGCCTGGCAGGGCCTGTTCGCCTCCCAGAGCACCGAAGCCCAGCACACCCTGGATCGCATCGGCCGCACTGCTCTGTCCGTCGGGATCCGAGGCAGGACGGACACCGCCGACATGCAGACGTTCCTCCAGCGTCTGCCGAACACCCAAGCTCTCCTGCTCGAACCCCCGGCACAGGGCCCCAACAGCACCAAGCCCATGACCCTGTACGGAGACTGCGACGCACTCGCCTCCATCCGCATCGAATGTCCCAAGAACGCCCAACGCCTCGGCGGTGTGCCTCAGGACCCGCGGCTGCAGGAACTGATCCGCTGGACTCCCCACGGCGCACTTCTCCTGGAGATACGCCGTACTACCGACCGGGAACTCGCCAAGAGGGCAGCCGCCTCCGCCGAAGAGAGCACCCTGGCCGTCGTGAGTGAAAACGGCCGAACTCTGTCCGTCCCCGCAGTGAAAAAGCTGTCCTACAAAGTCTTTCCACGCGGCGCCCGCGTGGGAGCCCCTGGGGAAGACCAGCTCACGGCAGGTATCCCCAACCGTGACCAGGGCCGCTGGAGCACCCTGCTCGGCATCATCGGCATCGCCGTCCTCACCGTGACCGCAGGCTTGAGCGCCATGGCCGAGTTCCTCCGCCAGGGACGCGCCCTGGCACCGCTGTCCGTTCTCACCGGAGGTCTGCGTGTCTTCCGCACCAGCGCAGCATGGTCTGTTCTGGCGCCACTGGCCCTGGCCGGGCTTGCGGGAAGCGTCGTCGCAGCGGGGCTGGCCGCTCCCGTGAACGCCACGGGAGAGTCCTACATCACCCGTGAACTCCTGTGGGCATCCGTGGGAGTTGTCTTCATCATCGGCATCCTCATGTGGCTCTGGGCGACAACTGTCGCCGTCCGCCAAGCGCGGACCTGGCGTCCACGCGGCGACTGA